Proteins from a genomic interval of Diaminobutyricimonas aerilata:
- the argB gene encoding acetylglutamate kinase has product MNARTSTEVAAGKAATLIESLPWLKRFSGETIVVKFGGNAMVDADLIRSFAEDMVYLRYAGIRPVVVHGGGPQISAMLDRLGIRSEFVGGYRVTTPEAMEVVRMVLTGQVSRELVSSINAHGPLASAVAGEDARLFQGRRRGVVVDGEPVDIGLVGDVVAVDPAAVIGHLDAGRIPVISTIAPDIDDPEQSLNVNADSAAAALAVALGAAKLVVLTDVAGLYRDWPDRESLVSAISATELRELIPRLESGMIPKMTACLEAVDGGVPKAAIIDGRIPHSILLEVFTHEGIGTEVTA; this is encoded by the coding sequence GTGAACGCACGCACGAGCACCGAGGTCGCCGCCGGCAAGGCGGCGACGCTGATCGAGAGCCTGCCCTGGCTCAAGCGCTTCTCCGGCGAGACGATCGTCGTGAAGTTCGGCGGGAACGCCATGGTCGACGCCGATCTCATCCGGTCGTTCGCCGAGGACATGGTCTACCTGCGCTACGCCGGCATCCGCCCGGTCGTCGTGCACGGCGGCGGACCTCAGATTTCGGCGATGCTCGACCGTCTCGGCATCCGCAGCGAATTCGTCGGCGGCTACCGCGTGACCACCCCGGAGGCGATGGAGGTGGTGCGCATGGTATTGACGGGACAGGTCAGTCGCGAGCTGGTGAGCTCGATCAACGCGCACGGGCCGCTCGCATCGGCGGTCGCCGGGGAGGACGCGAGACTGTTCCAGGGACGCCGTCGCGGAGTGGTCGTCGACGGTGAACCCGTCGACATCGGCCTCGTCGGCGACGTCGTCGCGGTGGATCCCGCCGCGGTCATCGGCCACCTGGACGCCGGTCGCATCCCCGTCATCTCGACGATCGCCCCCGACATCGACGACCCCGAGCAGTCGCTCAACGTCAACGCCGACTCCGCCGCCGCCGCGCTCGCGGTGGCGCTCGGGGCGGCGAAGCTCGTGGTGCTCACCGACGTCGCCGGTCTCTACCGCGACTGGCCCGACCGGGAGTCCCTCGTCTCGGCCATCAGCGCGACAGAGCTGCGCGAGCTCATCCCACGCCTCGAGTCGGGCATGATCCCCAAGATGACCGCGTGCCTCGAGGCGGTCGACGGGGGAGTGCCGAAGGCCGCCATCATCGACGGCCGCATCCCGCATTCCATCCTCCTCGAGGTGTTCACCCACGAGGGCATCGGCACGGAGGTGACCGCGTGA
- the argJ gene encoding bifunctional glutamate N-acetyltransferase/amino-acid acetyltransferase ArgJ has product MSVTDPKGFTASGVSAGLKTSGALDLALVVSTGPRRHGAAVFTSNRAKANPILWSERAVVDGQVTAVVLNSGGANCFTGAQGFQTTHATAEAVAEALGVSAGDVLVCSTGLIGEQLDRDRLMSGVEAAAAALAADGGPDAARAIMTTDTVPKTAVVRRDGWSIGGMAKGAGMLAPALATMLVVLTTDADLEPAELDATLRRATRVSFDRLDSDGCTSTNDQVTLLASGASGIRPDLDEFTSALADLCQDLARQLMADAEGASHEITIRVVGAASEDDAVEVGRSVARNNLFKTAVFGNDPNWGRVLAAIGTTSAAFDPYRVDVSMNGVRVCSDGAPDRPRDEVDLTPRALDLLIDLKTGSAEATILTNDLTHDYVHENSAYSS; this is encoded by the coding sequence GTGAGCGTCACCGACCCGAAGGGGTTCACCGCGAGCGGCGTGAGCGCCGGGCTCAAGACCAGCGGCGCCCTCGACCTGGCCCTCGTCGTCAGCACGGGACCGCGCCGACACGGGGCCGCCGTGTTCACGAGCAACCGGGCCAAGGCGAACCCGATCCTCTGGTCGGAACGCGCGGTCGTCGACGGACAGGTCACCGCCGTCGTGCTGAACTCCGGCGGGGCGAACTGCTTCACCGGCGCGCAGGGATTCCAGACCACGCACGCGACCGCCGAGGCGGTGGCGGAAGCGCTCGGGGTCTCCGCCGGTGACGTGCTCGTCTGCTCGACCGGTCTGATCGGTGAGCAGCTCGATCGCGACCGCCTGATGAGCGGCGTCGAGGCGGCCGCCGCGGCGCTCGCCGCGGACGGTGGGCCGGATGCGGCACGCGCGATCATGACGACCGATACCGTCCCCAAGACGGCCGTGGTACGCCGCGACGGCTGGAGCATCGGCGGCATGGCGAAGGGCGCCGGCATGCTCGCCCCCGCCCTCGCGACGATGCTCGTCGTGCTCACGACCGACGCGGACCTCGAGCCCGCGGAACTCGATGCGACCCTGCGGCGGGCCACCCGGGTGAGCTTCGACCGCCTCGACTCCGACGGCTGCACCTCGACGAACGACCAGGTGACTCTGCTCGCCTCGGGCGCCTCCGGCATCCGGCCCGATCTGGACGAGTTCACCAGCGCCCTCGCCGACCTGTGTCAGGACCTCGCCCGCCAGCTGATGGCGGATGCGGAGGGCGCTTCCCACGAGATCACCATCCGCGTCGTCGGGGCGGCGAGCGAGGACGACGCCGTCGAGGTCGGGCGTTCCGTCGCGCGCAACAACCTGTTCAAGACGGCGGTGTTCGGCAACGACCCCAACTGGGGCCGGGTGCTCGCCGCCATCGGCACGACCTCGGCCGCGTTCGACCCGTACCGGGTGGACGTCAGCATGAACGGCGTGCGGGTCTGCTCCGACGGCGCCCCGGACCGACCGCGCGACGAGGTGGACCTCACCCCACGCGCGCTCGACCTGCTCATCGACCTGAAGACCGGATCCGCGGAGGCGACCATCCTCACGAACGACCTCACGCACGACTACGTGCACGAGAACAGCGCGTACAGCTCGTGA
- the argC gene encoding N-acetyl-gamma-glutamyl-phosphate reductase, whose amino-acid sequence MSLTVAVAGASGYAGGELLRLLASHPHLRVTTVTAHSNAGQRLIDVQPHLRSLAHLDLVETTAENLRGHDVVFLALPHGASGAITAELGDDALVVDCGADHRLVDEDAWARFYGGDFYGAWPYGLPELPLAGGGAQRERLRDARRIAVPGCNVTAITLGLAPAVGAGLVAADDLVAVLAVGTSGAGKALKPHLLASEIMGSASAYGVGGVHRHTPEIQQNLAAAGGDDVHISFTPVLVPMSRGILATSTARVRDGVTEEELREAYGRAYDGEPFVHVLPAGAFPRTADTVGANTALIGLAIDLDARRLVTVTALDNLVKGTAGAAIQSANLALGLDETAGLPIEGVAP is encoded by the coding sequence ATGTCCCTCACGGTCGCCGTCGCCGGCGCCAGTGGCTACGCCGGGGGAGAGCTGCTGCGTCTGCTCGCCTCCCACCCCCACCTGCGCGTGACGACCGTCACCGCGCACTCGAACGCCGGCCAGCGTCTCATCGATGTGCAGCCCCACCTGCGTTCGCTCGCCCATCTCGATCTCGTCGAGACGACGGCGGAGAACCTCCGCGGTCACGACGTCGTCTTCCTCGCCCTGCCGCACGGCGCGTCCGGCGCGATCACCGCGGAGCTCGGCGACGACGCCCTCGTCGTCGACTGCGGAGCCGACCACCGGCTCGTCGACGAGGACGCGTGGGCACGCTTCTACGGCGGCGACTTCTACGGCGCCTGGCCCTACGGTCTGCCGGAACTTCCACTCGCCGGCGGAGGAGCCCAGCGCGAACGGCTGCGTGACGCCCGTCGCATCGCCGTTCCCGGCTGCAACGTGACCGCCATCACCCTCGGCCTCGCGCCGGCGGTGGGGGCCGGACTCGTCGCCGCGGACGACCTCGTCGCCGTGCTCGCCGTCGGCACCTCCGGTGCGGGCAAGGCGCTCAAGCCCCACCTGCTCGCGAGCGAGATCATGGGATCCGCCTCCGCCTACGGGGTCGGCGGCGTCCACCGGCACACGCCCGAGATCCAGCAGAACCTCGCCGCCGCGGGCGGGGACGACGTGCACATCTCGTTCACGCCGGTGCTCGTGCCGATGTCCCGCGGCATCCTCGCCACGTCGACCGCCCGCGTGCGCGACGGCGTCACCGAGGAGGAGCTGCGCGAGGCGTACGGTCGCGCGTACGACGGCGAACCGTTCGTGCACGTGCTCCCGGCGGGCGCGTTCCCCCGCACGGCCGACACCGTCGGGGCGAACACGGCCCTCATCGGGCTGGCCATCGACCTCGACGCGCGGCGCCTGGTGACCGTGACGGCGCTCGACAACCTCGTGAAGGGCACCGCCGGCGCCGCCATCCAGTCCGCCAACCTCGCCCTCGGACTCGACGAGACCGCCGGCCTGCCGATCGAGGGGGTCGCCCCGTGA